The DNA segment TGGAGTTGCCCCCGTCAAATCGGACATGGTCAGAGGGGTGAAGCGGCGAGTCGAAACTCTCTCGGGGAGCGCATCTTCAGCGCCTTGTGAGGGTGCACGGTGTTGTAGTCGTGAAACCAGGCGGGGAGCTGCTGGAGGACTGCCTCGGCGCTGTCCAGTCGGGCCAGGTACACGTAGTCGCGCTTGAAGCTCTTCACGAAGGACTCCGCCATGCCATTGCTCTCGGGGGAGTAGGCCGGCGTGGTGCGGATGAGCAGGCCCAGGCTGCTCCCAAATTCGCGCGTCTCATGGGCTGTGTAGGCCGGGCCGTTGTCGGTCAGCCACTCAATGGGGTTCGAGGCCCGTCGGCAGCCAGCGCCGAAACGGTACTCCAGTGTCTCGGCCATCAAGTCGCGCACCAGTTCCCCGGTGAGGCCCCCGGTGGTGGCGACGAAGCGCATGGCCTCGCGGTCGCAGCAGTCCAGCGAGAAGGCGACCTGGATGCGCTCTCCATTCCAGCAGCGAATCTCGAAGGCGTCCGAGCACCAGCGCAGGTTGCTCTTGAGGGTGGCCACCGTACCCTCATGGGTGCGCGTCGGCTTGCCGGTGTGGCGAGCCAGTAGCAAGCCCGCGGCCTTCATTACCCGGTACACCCGCTTGGGGTTCACCCGGGGCTGTCCCTCGGAGAGCAGCTGCCGGTTCACCAGGGCCGTGACGCGGCGGTAGCCGTAGCTGGCCCGCTCGTCGGTGACAGCACGAATTCTCGCCAGCAGGGACTCGTCGGTGCGCTTGCGGTACGGGCCCCGTCGCCTGGGCACCTCCGTGGTGCCATCTTGCACTCGGAGGACC comes from the Myxococcus virescens genome and includes:
- a CDS encoding IS3 family transposase (programmed frameshift) — translated: MDTKALEVEVIPPARPGRRRRFNAEEKQRFLAEAEMAGQSISSVARRYGLSASMLFHWRRLAEEGSMSSLGADEAVVPESEVKRLQAQVRELERLLGKKTMENEILKEALELARPQKTDLAAQLAFQERFPLKAVAEALDVSRSNLVLRVQDGTTEVPRRRGPYRKRTDESLLARIRAVTDERASYGYRRVTALVNRQLLSEGQPRVNPKRVYRVMKAAGLLLARHTGKPTRTHEGTVATLKSNLRWCSDAFEIRCWNGERIQVAFSLDCCDREAMRFVATTGGLTGELVRDLMAETLEYRFGAGCRRASNPIEWLTDNGPAYTAHETREFGSSLGLLIRTTPAYSPESNGMAESFVKSFKRDYVYLARLDSAEAVLQQLPAWFHDYNTVHPHKALKMRSPREFRLAASPL